In a single window of the Micrococcaceae bacterium Sec5.7 genome:
- a CDS encoding D-aminoacylase, which yields MKTLISNAILVDGTGSPRRTADVLLDGTLIAKLAPAGSLTSESAGADRTIDATGLVLSPGFIDMHAHSDLQLLINPDHYAKLSQGVTTELLGQDGLSYAPVDDVTLAGVRQKIAGWNDNPEGFDFSWRTVGEYLDRLDRVDPDCQDQTAAGDGGRIATNAAYLVPQGTVRAMVMGFTEGVATPGQLEQMQAIIRTSMEEGAVGMSSGLTYTPGMYASTEELAELCRTVGELGGFYAPHHRSYGKGALTAYAEMIGLSRSTGCALHLSHATMNFAENKGRAGELLDLIDEALDGGVDITLDTYPYLPGATTLSAILPSWASSGGTEATLERLGDAGTVERIRESVEIYGSDGCHGVVAEWETLEISGVQNPALAGHVGKTIAGIAAGSGAAPFDVFVDILREDRLGTGILQHVGHEENVQTIMMHRSHTGGSDGILVGAKPHPRSWGTFTRYLGHYCRDLGLLSLEETVHHLTGRPAARLKLHRRGLVREGYAADLVLFDPDTVRDEATFDNPRQASAGIHFVFVNGTAAIDGGQPTGARAGRALRRQRDGRTRIGSTETHDS from the coding sequence ATGAAAACACTCATCAGCAACGCCATCCTGGTGGACGGCACCGGTTCGCCCCGCCGTACGGCAGACGTTCTGCTGGACGGCACACTGATTGCGAAACTGGCGCCGGCCGGATCCCTGACGTCGGAGAGCGCCGGCGCGGACCGGACCATCGATGCCACCGGACTGGTCCTCAGCCCCGGCTTCATCGACATGCACGCGCACTCGGACCTGCAGCTGCTGATCAATCCGGACCACTACGCCAAGCTCAGCCAGGGGGTCACCACCGAACTGCTGGGCCAGGACGGGCTGTCCTATGCCCCCGTGGACGACGTCACGCTCGCGGGTGTCCGGCAGAAGATCGCCGGCTGGAACGACAACCCCGAGGGCTTCGACTTCTCCTGGCGGACCGTGGGCGAGTACCTGGACCGGCTGGACCGCGTTGATCCGGACTGCCAGGATCAAACGGCAGCCGGCGACGGCGGCCGGATCGCCACCAACGCCGCCTATCTGGTGCCGCAGGGCACCGTCCGCGCCATGGTGATGGGCTTCACGGAAGGAGTCGCCACCCCGGGGCAGCTGGAGCAGATGCAGGCGATTATCCGGACCTCCATGGAGGAAGGCGCCGTGGGCATGTCCTCCGGCCTGACCTACACACCGGGAATGTACGCCAGCACCGAGGAACTGGCGGAACTCTGCCGGACGGTCGGGGAGCTGGGCGGCTTCTACGCGCCGCACCACCGCTCCTACGGCAAGGGCGCGCTGACGGCCTACGCGGAGATGATCGGCCTGAGCCGGAGCACCGGCTGCGCCCTGCACCTCTCCCACGCCACCATGAACTTCGCCGAGAACAAGGGCCGGGCAGGCGAGCTGCTGGACCTCATTGACGAAGCCCTCGACGGCGGCGTGGACATCACCCTGGACACCTACCCCTACCTGCCCGGCGCCACCACACTCTCGGCAATCCTGCCCAGCTGGGCCTCCTCCGGCGGAACCGAGGCCACGCTGGAGCGGCTCGGTGACGCCGGCACCGTGGAGCGGATCCGGGAAAGCGTGGAAATCTACGGCTCGGACGGCTGCCACGGCGTGGTGGCGGAGTGGGAGACCCTGGAAATCAGCGGAGTGCAGAACCCCGCACTCGCTGGTCATGTGGGCAAAACCATCGCCGGCATAGCGGCTGGATCCGGCGCGGCGCCCTTCGATGTCTTCGTGGATATTCTCCGCGAAGACAGGCTGGGCACCGGCATCCTGCAGCACGTTGGCCACGAGGAAAACGTGCAGACCATCATGATGCACCGCAGCCACACCGGCGGCAGCGATGGAATCCTGGTGGGCGCCAAGCCGCACCCCCGCTCGTGGGGAACCTTCACCCGCTACCTGGGCCACTACTGCCGGGACCTGGGACTGCTCTCTCTCGAAGAGACCGTCCACCATCTCACCGGCCGCCCCGCGGCCCGGCTGAAGCTGCACCGGCGCGGACTTGTCCGCGAAGGATATGCGGCGGACCTGGTGCTGTTTGACCCGGACACCGTCCGCGATGAAGCCACGTTCGACAACCCCCGCCAGGCATCCGCCGGCATCCACTTTGTGTTCGTCAACGGCACGGCAGCGATCGACGGCGGGCAGCCCACCGGCGCCCGCGCCGGACGGGCCCTCCGCCGGCAGCGCGACGGACGCACCCGAATAGGAAGTACCGAAACCCATGACTCCTGA